The Triticum aestivum cultivar Chinese Spring chromosome 3A, IWGSC CS RefSeq v2.1, whole genome shotgun sequence genome includes a region encoding these proteins:
- the LOC123057552 gene encoding uncharacterized protein, translating to MYNHPPDDPDDTDQQHDSDARNTTYPTELYTLDEFLAEEDMLDSFAEEIAVELKGTLEALQARSLSRSGPRIYVNRPREEAHQQLVRDYFCDNPLYRAKKIRRRFRMRRPLFLRIVNALGEWSPYFTTRTDALNREGLSPLQKCTAAIRQLAYGTPADSLDEYLKISETTAVDCLKNFVQGVIDTYAAEYLRSPNTEDTERLLCIGEGRGFPGMLGSLDCMHWRWENVLLHGRANLLVAIKGGLVLFWKQLLRKISGYGMPTLVLLGQTMTSMC from the coding sequence ATGTATAACCATCCACCAGATGATCCTGATGATACAGATCAACAACATGATAGTGATGCCAGAAACACTACATATCCAACAGAGTTATACACACTTGATGAATTCCTAGCCGAGGAGGACATGCTAGACTCCTTCGCCGAGGAGATTGCTGTGGAGTTGAAGGGAACACTTGAGGCTCTTCAAGCAAGATCACTTAGCAGGAGTGGTCCGAGGATATACGTGAATAGACCGCGTGAAGAAGCACATCAACAACTTGTACGAGATTACTTCTGTGACAATCCTCTCTACCGCGCCAAAAAAATTCGGAGAAGATTCAGGATGAGACGACCTCTCTTTCTTCGCATCGTCAATGCGCTAGGTGAGTGGTCTCCATACTTCACCACAAGGACAGATGCGCTTAACCGTGAAGGGCTCTCTCCACTGCAAAAGTGCACGGCGGCAATACGCCAATTGGCTTATGGCACACCTGCAGATAGTCTTGATGAATATCTCAAGATTAGCGAGACTACCGCAGTTGATTGCTTGAAGAACTTTGTGCAAGGAGTGATTGATACCTATGCTGCAGAGTATTTGCGAAGCCCCAACACTGAAGATACAGAGCGCTTACTCTGCATTGGCGAAGGTCGTGGGTTTCCTGGCATGTTAGGAAGCCTGGATTGTATGCATTGGCGTTGGGAAAATGTCCTATTGCATGGAAGGGCCAATTTACTCGTGGCGATAAAGGGTGGCCTAGTCTTATTCTGGAAGCAGTTGCTTCGCAAGATCTCCGGATATGGCATGCCTACTTTGGTATTGCTGGGTCaaacaatgacatcaatgtgctaa
- the LOC123059834 gene encoding glutamate decarboxylase isoform X2, which translates to MVISHASSSAGEAVYSTFSSRYVREELPRYRMPEGSIPKEAAYQIISDELMLDGNPRLNLASFVTTWMEPECGKLMMDSVNKNYVDMDEYPVTTELQNRCVNMIAHLFNAPIGEDETAIGVSTVGSSEAIMLAGLAFKRKWANKMKEQGKPCDKPNIVTGANVQVCWEKFARYFEVELKEVKLTEGYYVMDPKKAVEMVDENTICVAAILGSTLTGEYEDVKLLNDLLVAKNKETGWDVPIHVDAASGGFIAPFLQPELEWDFRLPLVKSINVSGHKYGLVYPGVGWVIWRSKADLPDELIFHINYLGTDQPTFTLNFSKGASQIIAQYYQLIRLGFEGYKHIMENCKLNAAVLKEGIDATGRFDVLSKADGVPLVAIRLKDSTNFSVFDISENLRRFGWIVPAYTMPADAEHVAVLRIVIREDFNRSLAQRLLADINKIVGELDAHAVHAIKLSTAAAAEGASKSTVDAVTEAFKGLAGNKKAGVC; encoded by the exons ATGGTGATCTCGCACGCGAGCTCCAGCGCGGGGGAGGCCGTCTACTCCACCTTCTCCTCGCGCTACGTGCGCGAGGAGCTCCCGCG GTACCGGATGCCGGAGGGATCGATCCCGAAGGAGGCGGCGTACCAGATCATCAGCGACGAGCTGATGCTGGACGGGAACCCGCGGCTGAACCTGGCGTCCTTCGTCACCACCTGGATGGAGCCCGAGTGCGGCAAGCTCATGATGGACTCCGTTAACAAGAACTACGTCGACATGGACGAGTACCCCGTCACCACCGAGCTCCAG AACCGTTGTGTAAACATGATAGCTCACTTGTTCAATGCACCGATCGGTGAGGATGAGACTGCTATCGGAGTCTCAACAGTGGGGTCCTCGGAAGCGATAATGCTTGCGGGCCTGGCGTTCAAGAGGAAGTGGGCAAACAAAATGAAGGAGCAGGGGAAGCCATGCGACAAACCTAACATTGTTACTGGTGCAAATGTTCAG GTTTGCTGGGAGAAATTTGCTAGATATTTCGAGGTGGAACTGAAGGAGGTCAAGTTAACTGAAGGGTACTATGTCATGGATCCCAAGAAGGCTGTTGAAATGGTGGATGAGAACACTATATGTGTTGCAGCCATCTTGGGATCTACTCTCACTGGAGAGTACGAAGATGTGAAACTGTTGAATGACCTTCTTGTGGCGAAGAACAAGGAAACAGG GTGGGATGTGCCGATCCATGTTGATGCTGCCAGTGGAGGATTCATCGCTCCTTTTCTCCAGCCTGAGCTTGAATGGGACTTCAGGCTGCCGTTGGTGAAGAGCATCAACGTTAGTGGGCACAAGTATGGCCTTGTGTACCCTGGTGTTGGATGGGTCATCTGGCGGAGCAAAGCCGATCTGCCCGACGAACTCATCTTCCACATAAACTATCTAGGAACAGATCAGCCCACGTTCACACTGAACTTCTCCAAGG GCGCTAGCCAGATCATTGCGCAATACTATCAGCTGATCCGCCTCGGCTTCGAG GGGTACAAGCACATCATGGAGAACTGCAAGCTGAACGCGGCGGTGCTGAAGGAGGGCATCGACGCGACGGGGCGGTTCGACGTGCTGTCCAAGGCGGACGGCGTGCCGCTGGTGGCCATCAGGCTCAAGGACAGCACCAACTTCAGCGTGTTTGACATCTCGGAGAACCTGAGGCGGTTCGGGTGGATCGTGCCGGCCTACACGATGCCGGCGGACGCGGAGCACGTGGCCGTCCTCCGCATCGTCATCCGGGAGGACTTCAACCGGAGCCTCGCGCAGCGGCTCCTCGCGGACATCAACAAGATCGTGGGCGAGCTGGACGCGCACGCCGTCCACGCCATCAAgctgtccaccgccgccgccgccgagggcgCCTCCAAGAGCACCGTGGACGCCGTCACCGAGGCCTTCAAGGGCCTGGCCGGGAACAAGAAGGCCGGCGTCTGCTGA
- the LOC123059834 gene encoding glutamate decarboxylase isoform X1 has product MVVTVAATGSDTAEPLHPTTFASRYVRDQLPRYRMPEGSIPKEAAYQIISDELMLDGNPRLNLASFVTTWMEPECGKLMMDSVNKNYVDMDEYPVTTELQNRCVNMIAHLFNAPIGEDETAIGVSTVGSSEAIMLAGLAFKRKWANKMKEQGKPCDKPNIVTGANVQVCWEKFARYFEVELKEVKLTEGYYVMDPKKAVEMVDENTICVAAILGSTLTGEYEDVKLLNDLLVAKNKETGWDVPIHVDAASGGFIAPFLQPELEWDFRLPLVKSINVSGHKYGLVYPGVGWVIWRSKADLPDELIFHINYLGTDQPTFTLNFSKGASQIIAQYYQLIRLGFEGYKHIMENCKLNAAVLKEGIDATGRFDVLSKADGVPLVAIRLKDSTNFSVFDISENLRRFGWIVPAYTMPADAEHVAVLRIVIREDFNRSLAQRLLADINKIVGELDAHAVHAIKLSTAAAAEGASKSTVDAVTEAFKGLAGNKKAGVC; this is encoded by the exons atggtcGTAACTGTGGCAGCGACGGGGTCGGACACGGCCGAGCCGCTGCACCCCACCACCTTCGCCTCCCGCTACGTCCGCGACCAGCTCCCCCG GTACCGGATGCCGGAGGGATCGATCCCGAAGGAGGCGGCGTACCAGATCATCAGCGACGAGCTGATGCTGGACGGGAACCCGCGGCTGAACCTGGCGTCCTTCGTCACCACCTGGATGGAGCCCGAGTGCGGCAAGCTCATGATGGACTCCGTTAACAAGAACTACGTCGACATGGACGAGTACCCCGTCACCACCGAGCTCCAG AACCGTTGTGTAAACATGATAGCTCACTTGTTCAATGCACCGATCGGTGAGGATGAGACTGCTATCGGAGTCTCAACAGTGGGGTCCTCGGAAGCGATAATGCTTGCGGGCCTGGCGTTCAAGAGGAAGTGGGCAAACAAAATGAAGGAGCAGGGGAAGCCATGCGACAAACCTAACATTGTTACTGGTGCAAATGTTCAG GTTTGCTGGGAGAAATTTGCTAGATATTTCGAGGTGGAACTGAAGGAGGTCAAGTTAACTGAAGGGTACTATGTCATGGATCCCAAGAAGGCTGTTGAAATGGTGGATGAGAACACTATATGTGTTGCAGCCATCTTGGGATCTACTCTCACTGGAGAGTACGAAGATGTGAAACTGTTGAATGACCTTCTTGTGGCGAAGAACAAGGAAACAGG GTGGGATGTGCCGATCCATGTTGATGCTGCCAGTGGAGGATTCATCGCTCCTTTTCTCCAGCCTGAGCTTGAATGGGACTTCAGGCTGCCGTTGGTGAAGAGCATCAACGTTAGTGGGCACAAGTATGGCCTTGTGTACCCTGGTGTTGGATGGGTCATCTGGCGGAGCAAAGCCGATCTGCCCGACGAACTCATCTTCCACATAAACTATCTAGGAACAGATCAGCCCACGTTCACACTGAACTTCTCCAAGG GCGCTAGCCAGATCATTGCGCAATACTATCAGCTGATCCGCCTCGGCTTCGAG GGGTACAAGCACATCATGGAGAACTGCAAGCTGAACGCGGCGGTGCTGAAGGAGGGCATCGACGCGACGGGGCGGTTCGACGTGCTGTCCAAGGCGGACGGCGTGCCGCTGGTGGCCATCAGGCTCAAGGACAGCACCAACTTCAGCGTGTTTGACATCTCGGAGAACCTGAGGCGGTTCGGGTGGATCGTGCCGGCCTACACGATGCCGGCGGACGCGGAGCACGTGGCCGTCCTCCGCATCGTCATCCGGGAGGACTTCAACCGGAGCCTCGCGCAGCGGCTCCTCGCGGACATCAACAAGATCGTGGGCGAGCTGGACGCGCACGCCGTCCACGCCATCAAgctgtccaccgccgccgccgccgagggcgCCTCCAAGAGCACCGTGGACGCCGTCACCGAGGCCTTCAAGGGCCTGGCCGGGAACAAGAAGGCCGGCGTCTGCTGA